The following proteins are co-located in the Escherichia fergusonii ATCC 35469 genome:
- the topB gene encoding DNA topoisomerase III yields MRLFIAEKPSLARAIADVLPKPHRKGDGFIECGNGQVVTWCIGHLLEQAQPDTYDSRYARWNLTDLPIVPEKWQLQPRPSVTKQLNVIKRFLHEASEIVHAGDPDREGQLLVDEVLDYLQLAPEKRQQVQRCLINDLNPQAVERAIDRLRSNSEFVPLCVSALARARADWLYGINMTRAYTILGRNAGYQGVLSVGRVQTPVLGLVVRRDEEIENFVAKDFFEVKAHIVTPADERFTAIWQPSEACEPYQDEEGRLLHRPLAEHVVNRISGQPAIVTSYNNKRESESAPLPFSLSALQIEAAKRFGLSAQNVLDICQKLYETHKLITYPRSDCRYLPEEHFAGRHAVMNAISVHAPDLLPQPVVDPDIRNRCWDDKKVDAHHAIIPTARSSAINLTENEAKVYNLIARQYLMQFCPDAVFRKCVIELEIAKGKFVAKARFLAEAGWRTLLGSKERDEENDGTPLPVVAKGDELLCEKGEVVERQTQPPRHFTDATLLSAMTGIARFVQDKDLKKILRATDGLGTEATRAGIIELLFKRGFLTKKGRYIHSTDAGKALFHSLPEMATRPDMTAHWESVLTQISEKQCRYQDFMQPLVGTLYQLIDQAKRTPVRQFRCIVAPDGGEGNKKTSSRKRAAKKSPPADEAGSGAIA; encoded by the coding sequence ATGCGGTTGTTTATTGCCGAAAAACCGAGTCTGGCGCGCGCCATTGCTGATGTCCTGCCCAAACCGCACCGGAAAGGCGATGGCTTTATCGAGTGCGGCAATGGTCAGGTGGTGACCTGGTGTATCGGTCACCTGCTTGAGCAGGCGCAGCCAGACACCTACGACAGCCGCTATGCACGCTGGAATCTGACTGATCTCCCCATTGTCCCGGAAAAGTGGCAATTACAGCCCCGACCCTCCGTGACCAAACAACTTAATGTCATCAAACGCTTCTTGCATGAAGCCAGCGAAATTGTTCATGCCGGAGACCCGGATCGTGAAGGGCAGTTGCTGGTTGATGAAGTGCTGGACTATCTGCAACTGGCACCGGAAAAGCGCCAGCAGGTACAACGTTGCTTGATAAACGACCTGAACCCGCAGGCGGTTGAGCGGGCGATCGATCGTCTTCGATCCAATAGCGAGTTTGTACCGCTGTGCGTTTCTGCGCTGGCGCGAGCACGAGCCGACTGGTTATACGGCATCAATATGACCCGCGCGTACACCATTCTCGGTCGTAATGCGGGTTATCAGGGCGTGCTTTCCGTGGGACGCGTGCAGACGCCCGTGCTCGGGCTGGTGGTGCGCCGCGATGAAGAGATTGAAAACTTCGTGGCGAAAGACTTCTTTGAAGTCAAAGCGCATATCGTGACGCCTGCCGATGAGCGGTTTACCGCTATCTGGCAACCAAGCGAAGCGTGTGAACCGTACCAGGATGAAGAAGGGCGCTTGTTACATCGTCCGCTGGCGGAGCATGTAGTTAACCGCATCAGTGGTCAACCGGCTATTGTCACCAGCTATAACAATAAACGGGAATCAGAATCCGCGCCGCTGCCGTTTTCGCTTTCGGCGTTGCAGATTGAAGCGGCAAAACGCTTTGGTCTGAGCGCGCAGAATGTGCTTGATATTTGTCAGAAGCTGTACGAAACGCACAAGTTAATCACTTATCCGCGTTCCGATTGTCGCTATTTGCCAGAAGAACATTTTGCCGGACGCCACGCGGTGATGAATGCTATCAGCGTCCATGCGCCGGATCTGTTGCCGCAACCAGTGGTAGATCCAGATATACGCAACCGCTGTTGGGATGACAAAAAGGTCGATGCGCACCACGCCATCATCCCGACCGCGAGGAGTTCTGCCATCAACCTGACGGAAAACGAGGCGAAGGTCTATAACCTGATTGCTCGTCAGTATTTGATGCAGTTCTGTCCGGACGCGGTGTTCCGCAAGTGTGTTATCGAACTGGAAATAGCCAAAGGCAAATTTGTCGCTAAAGCCCGTTTTCTAGCTGAAGCAGGCTGGCGCACGCTGTTAGGCAGCAAAGAGCGCGATGAAGAAAACGACGGCACGCCACTGCCTGTGGTGGCGAAAGGCGATGAGTTGCTGTGTGAAAAAGGCGAAGTGGTAGAGCGGCAAACGCAGCCACCGCGTCATTTTACCGATGCAACACTGCTTTCGGCGATGACCGGGATCGCGCGCTTTGTGCAGGACAAAGATCTGAAAAAGATCCTTCGTGCCACCGATGGTCTGGGGACAGAAGCAACCCGTGCCGGGATTATTGAACTGTTGTTCAAGCGTGGCTTTCTGACCAAAAAAGGGCGCTATATCCACTCCACCGACGCCGGAAAAGCGTTATTCCATTCGCTGCCAGAAATGGCTACGCGACCGGACATGACCGCGCACTGGGAATCGGTGCTGACGCAAATCAGCGAAAAGCAGTGTCGCTATCAGGACTTTATGCAACCGTTGGTGGGGACGTTGTACCAGTTGATTGATCAGGCCAAACGTACGCCGGTGCGGCAGTTTCGCTGCATAGTGGCTCCAGATGGCGGAGAAGGAAATAAAAAGACTTCATCACGTAAGCGAGCAGCGAAAAAAAGCCCGCCAGCAGATGAAGCTGGAAGCGGGGCGATAGCGTAA
- a CDS encoding NAD(P)H nitroreductase: MDALDLLINRRSASRLAEPAPAGEQLQNILRAGMRAPDHKSLQPWHFFVIEGEGRERFSAVLEQGALAADSDEKAVDKARNAPFRAPLIITVVAKCQQNHKVPRWEQEMSAGCAVMAMQMAAVAQGFGGIWRSGALTESPVVREAFGCGEDDKIVGFLYLGTPQLKASTTINVPDPAPFVTYF; encoded by the coding sequence ATGGATGCACTTGATCTGCTGATTAACCGCCGTAGCGCTTCTCGCCTGGCAGAACCTGCACCTGCGGGTGAACAACTGCAAAATATTTTGCGTGCCGGAATGCGTGCACCGGACCACAAGTCCCTGCAACCGTGGCATTTCTTTGTTATTGAGGGCGAAGGACGTGAACGTTTTAGTGCTGTTCTGGAACAAGGTGCGCTGGCAGCCGATAGCGATGAAAAAGCCGTTGATAAAGCGCGTAATGCCCCCTTTCGTGCGCCACTGATTATTACCGTGGTTGCGAAATGCCAGCAAAATCATAAAGTTCCACGTTGGGAGCAAGAAATGTCCGCGGGATGTGCTGTTATGGCAATGCAGATGGCAGCAGTGGCACAAGGTTTTGGGGGGATTTGGCGTAGCGGGGCGTTAACTGAAAGTCCGGTCGTTCGTGAAGCATTTGGCTGTGGTGAAGACGATAAAATCGTCGGTTTTCTCTATCTGGGTACGCCACAACTGAAAGCCTCAACGACAATTAACGTGCCAGACCCGGCGCCTTTCGTCACATATTTTTAA
- the selD gene encoding selenide, water dikinase SelD yields MSENSIRLTQYSHGAGCGCKISPKVLETILHSEQAKFVDPNLLVGNETRDDAAVYDLGNGTSVISTTDFFMPIVDNPFDFGRIAATNAISDIFAMGGKPIMAIAILGWPINKLSPEIAREVTEGGRYACRQAGIALAGGHSIDAPEPIFGLAVTGIVPTERVKKNSTAQAGCKLFLTKPLGIGVLTTAEKKSLLKPEHQGLATEVMCRMNIAGASFANIEGVKAMTDVTGFGLLGHLSEMCQGAGVQARVDYEAIPKLPGVEEYIKLGAVPGGTERNFASYGHLMGEMPREVRDLLCDPQTSGGLLLAVMPEAENEVKATAAEFGIELTAIGELVPARGGRAMVEIR; encoded by the coding sequence ATGAGCGAGAACTCGATTCGTTTGACCCAGTACAGTCACGGTGCAGGTTGCGGCTGTAAAATTTCCCCAAAAGTGTTGGAAACCATCCTCCACAGTGAACAGGCGAAGTTTGTTGATCCGAATTTGCTTGTGGGTAATGAAACCCGCGATGATGCGGCGGTGTACGATCTGGGCAATGGCACCAGTGTCATCAGCACCACCGACTTCTTTATGCCGATCGTTGATAATCCTTTCGATTTTGGCCGCATTGCGGCGACTAACGCCATCAGCGATATCTTTGCGATGGGTGGCAAACCGATTATGGCGATTGCGATCCTCGGCTGGCCGATCAATAAACTTTCCCCGGAAATTGCCCGCGAAGTGACCGAGGGTGGACGCTATGCATGCCGTCAGGCGGGTATAGCGCTGGCTGGCGGTCACTCCATCGATGCACCGGAACCGATTTTTGGTCTGGCGGTGACGGGGATCGTACCGACCGAGAGGGTGAAGAAAAACAGTACTGCACAAGCCGGATGCAAACTGTTCCTGACGAAACCGCTGGGGATAGGCGTTCTCACCACAGCCGAGAAAAAATCGCTGCTGAAACCGGAACATCAGGGACTGGCGACGGAAGTGATGTGCCGGATGAATATTGCAGGCGCGTCCTTTGCCAATATCGAAGGCGTAAAAGCGATGACCGACGTTACTGGTTTTGGTCTGCTGGGCCATTTGAGCGAAATGTGTCAGGGTGCTGGTGTGCAGGCGCGCGTCGATTATGAGGCGATCCCGAAACTGCCGGGTGTTGAAGAGTATATTAAGCTGGGCGCAGTACCTGGCGGCACCGAACGCAACTTTGCTAGCTATGGTCATCTGATGGGTGAAATGCCGCGTGAAGTGCGCGATCTACTGTGCGATCCGCAAACTTCTGGCGGTCTGCTGCTGGCGGTCATGCCGGAAGCAGAAAATGAGGTCAAAGCTACAGCCGCCGAGTTTGGCATTGAACTGACGGCGATTGGCGAACTAGTGCCAGCGCGCGGCGGTCGTGCCATGGTTGAGATTCGTTAA
- the sppA gene encoding signal peptide peptidase SppA: MRTLWRFVAGFFKWTWRLLNFVREMVLNLLFIFLVLIGVGIWMQVSSNGSSDSASRGALLLDISGVIVDKPSNNHRLGVIGRQLFGASSERLQENSLFDIVNTIRQAKDDSNITGIVLDLENFAGADQPSMQYIGKALREFRDSGKPVIAIGESYTQGQYYLASFANKIWLSPQGTVDLHGFATNGLYYKSLLDKLKVSTHVFRVGTYKSAVEPFIRDDMSPAAREADSRWVGELWQNYLNTIAANRQISAQQVFPGAQAMIADLTKLGGDTAQYALDHKLVDALGSSADVEKALTKQFGWSKADKNYRAISFYDYALKTPVKTPEMIGVVFANGAIMDGEETPGNVGGDTTAAQIRDARLDPKVKAIVLRVNSPGGSVTASEVIRSELAAAKAAGKPVVVSMGGMAASGGYWISTPANYIIANPSTLTGSIGIFGVINTVENSLDSIGVHTDGVSTSPLANMSVTQSLPTEVQQMMQLSIENGYKRFITLVADARKSTPEQVDKIAQGHVWTGEDAKANGLVDSLGDFDDAVAKAAELAKLKQWSINYYQDEPTFFDMVVDSMSGSVRAMLPQAIQAMLPAPLATAASAVKAESDKLAAFNDPQNRYAFCLTCANVR, translated from the coding sequence ATGCGAACCCTATGGCGATTTGTAGCCGGATTTTTTAAATGGACATGGCGACTGCTCAACTTTGTCCGTGAAATGGTCCTTAATTTGTTATTTATTTTCCTGGTGCTGATCGGTGTCGGTATCTGGATGCAAGTCAGCAGTAATGGCAGTAGCGACTCCGCCAGTCGGGGCGCATTGCTGCTGGATATCTCCGGTGTAATTGTGGATAAACCCTCCAACAATCACCGACTGGGGGTGATTGGTCGCCAGTTATTTGGCGCCAGCTCTGAACGTCTGCAAGAAAACTCATTGTTTGACATCGTTAATACGATTCGTCAGGCGAAAGATGACAGCAATATCACCGGAATTGTGTTGGATCTGGAAAACTTTGCGGGTGCAGATCAACCGTCGATGCAATATATCGGCAAAGCACTACGTGAGTTCCGTGACAGTGGTAAACCCGTGATTGCTATTGGTGAAAGCTATACCCAGGGGCAGTATTATCTGGCCAGTTTCGCCAACAAAATCTGGCTTTCCCCTCAGGGCACGGTTGATCTACATGGTTTTGCAACTAATGGCCTGTACTACAAATCCCTGCTCGATAAGCTGAAAGTCTCCACTCATGTATTCCGCGTTGGGACTTATAAATCAGCTGTTGAACCATTTATTCGCGATGATATGTCTCCGGCAGCCCGTGAAGCTGACAGCCGCTGGGTTGGCGAACTGTGGCAGAACTATCTCAACACTATTGCCGCCAATCGGCAAATTTCTGCCCAACAAGTCTTCCCCGGTGCCCAGGCGATGATTGCTGATCTGACTAAACTGGGCGGCGATACTGCACAATACGCACTCGACCATAAACTGGTTGATGCGCTGGGCTCCAGTGCTGATGTCGAAAAAGCACTGACCAAGCAATTTGGCTGGAGCAAAGCCGATAAAAATTATCGTGCGATCAGTTTCTATGACTATGCGTTGAAAACTCCAGTGAAAACACCAGAGATGATTGGTGTGGTCTTTGCCAACGGCGCGATTATGGACGGTGAAGAAACACCGGGTAATGTCGGTGGTGACACTACAGCAGCGCAAATCCGCGATGCACGTCTTGATCCAAAAGTGAAAGCGATTGTATTGCGTGTTAATAGCCCAGGCGGAAGTGTCACGGCTTCAGAGGTCATTCGTTCCGAACTGGCTGCAGCGAAAGCAGCGGGTAAACCGGTGGTAGTGTCGATGGGTGGAATGGCCGCTTCCGGTGGTTATTGGATCTCCACGCCGGCTAATTACATCATCGCCAACCCCAGCACGCTGACGGGTTCTATCGGTATTTTTGGGGTAATTAATACCGTTGAAAATAGCCTTGATTCCATTGGCGTTCACACCGATGGTGTATCCACTTCTCCACTGGCGAATATGTCTGTTACACAGTCATTACCCACAGAAGTGCAGCAGATGATGCAGTTAAGCATTGAAAATGGCTATAAACGCTTTATCACTCTGGTCGCCGATGCGCGTAAATCAACACCAGAACAGGTAGACAAAATTGCGCAGGGTCACGTATGGACTGGCGAAGATGCCAAAGCAAATGGTCTGGTCGATAGTCTCGGTGATTTCGATGATGCGGTTGCTAAAGCGGCTGAGCTGGCGAAGTTGAAACAGTGGAGTATCAATTACTATCAGGATGAACCGACGTTCTTCGATATGGTTGTCGATAGCATGTCTGGTTCCGTTCGCGCAATGTTACCGCAGGCTATTCAGGCGATGCTTCCGGCACCGCTGGCAACAGCGGCAAGTGCGGTAAAAGCTGAAAGCGATAAACTGGCAGCATTTAATGATCCACAAAATCGTTATGCATTCTGCCTGACCTGTGCCAACGTGCGTTAA